A single genomic interval of Syntrophobotulus glycolicus DSM 8271 harbors:
- the tgt gene encoding tRNA guanosine(34) transglycosylase Tgt — protein MSPVHLEILQQEKSTRARLGKLYTPHGVIDTPVFMPVGTQATVKTMTPEEIKEIGAGIILGNTYHLFLRPGHELIREFGGLHHFMHWDGAILTDSGGFQVFSLGDLRKITEEGVEFRSHHDGSKQFLSPEKAMEIQMALGADIVMAFDECTPHPCTREYAEASMERTLRWLKRCQDTLKTTRTQALFGIVQGSMYKDLRIESARRTVEYDLPGYAIGGLSVGEDKQTMYEVLDYTVPELPEDKPRYLMGVGSPDALIEGVIRGIDMFDCVLPTRIARNGTAMTRSGKVVIKNAEYAKDPKPLDPGCDCYACRNYSRAYIRHLFKAGEILGLRLMTIHNLRFLQNLMAEIRKSIAGDTLLEFRDRFFREYGYEEERQDKQNRPAD, from the coding sequence TTGTCTCCGGTTCATTTAGAGATCCTGCAACAAGAAAAGAGCACCAGGGCACGTCTGGGGAAGCTTTACACTCCGCATGGAGTCATTGATACCCCCGTTTTTATGCCGGTGGGGACACAGGCGACGGTAAAAACCATGACACCTGAGGAAATCAAGGAAATCGGGGCCGGAATCATTTTAGGAAACACCTATCATTTGTTCCTCCGGCCGGGACATGAGCTGATCAGGGAATTTGGGGGCCTGCATCATTTCATGCACTGGGATGGAGCCATCCTGACCGATAGTGGAGGTTTCCAGGTTTTCAGTCTGGGCGATCTCAGGAAAATTACGGAGGAAGGGGTGGAGTTCCGTTCTCATCATGACGGGTCCAAACAGTTTCTCAGTCCGGAAAAGGCCATGGAAATCCAAATGGCCCTGGGGGCAGATATCGTGATGGCTTTTGATGAATGCACTCCCCATCCCTGCACCCGCGAATATGCCGAAGCTTCCATGGAAAGGACGTTAAGATGGCTGAAACGCTGTCAGGATACCTTGAAAACAACCCGGACCCAAGCCCTTTTTGGGATAGTCCAGGGAAGCATGTATAAAGATCTGCGGATAGAGAGCGCCAGGAGAACTGTAGAATATGACCTCCCCGGATATGCCATCGGCGGACTGAGTGTTGGGGAAGATAAACAGACGATGTATGAGGTCCTGGATTATACGGTGCCGGAATTACCGGAGGATAAACCGAGGTATCTGATGGGGGTGGGGTCTCCCGATGCCTTGATCGAAGGGGTGATCAGGGGCATCGATATGTTTGACTGCGTCCTGCCCACAAGAATTGCCCGTAATGGCACGGCCATGACCAGGTCCGGCAAGGTTGTCATTAAAAATGCCGAATACGCCAAAGACCCTAAACCGCTTGATCCCGGCTGTGATTGCTATGCCTGCAGGAATTATTCCCGGGCCTATATCAGACACCTGTTTAAAGCGGGGGAGATTCTCGGGCTGCGGCTCATGACCATCCATAACCTGAGATTTCTTCAAAATCTGATGGCTGAAATCAGAAAATCCATAGCCGGGGATACCCTTCTGGAATTCCGGGACAGGTTCTTCCGGGAATACGGGTATGAGGAGGAACGGCAGGATAAACAGAATAGACCGGCTGATTGA
- the queA gene encoding tRNA preQ1(34) S-adenosylmethionine ribosyltransferase-isomerase QueA: MRVKDFDYDLPAELIAQHPVEPRDHSRLMVVNKEKGELFHALFKEIVDFFQPGDVLVVNKTKVIPARLFGVKEGTGAKIEILLLNRKETDTWEVLVKPGKRLKIGQRVIFGEGRLIGELLEILPDGNRIIKFLYQGLFENILDQLGQVPLPPYITEKLENQERYQTVYAKESGSAAAPTAGLHFTERLMDQIKAKGADIQEIVLHVGLGTFRPVKAENIEDHLMHTEYYQIGLQAAETINAAKARGSRIIAVGTTVSRSLEAAAVNGKVEAGASWTDIFIYPGYTFQIVDALITNFHFPRSTLLMLVSALAGQELMLKAYETAVREKYRFYSFGDAMFIC, from the coding sequence ATGAGAGTAAAGGATTTTGACTACGACCTCCCAGCGGAGTTGATTGCCCAGCATCCTGTTGAACCGAGGGATCATTCCCGCTTGATGGTGGTGAATAAAGAAAAAGGTGAATTATTTCACGCTCTGTTTAAAGAGATCGTGGATTTTTTCCAACCCGGAGATGTCCTGGTTGTCAATAAAACTAAAGTGATTCCGGCCAGGCTGTTCGGAGTAAAAGAAGGTACGGGGGCCAAAATAGAAATTTTACTGCTCAACCGGAAGGAAACGGATACCTGGGAGGTTCTGGTTAAGCCCGGCAAGAGGCTTAAAATTGGCCAGAGGGTCATATTCGGGGAGGGAAGGCTCATTGGGGAGCTGCTTGAAATCCTGCCCGACGGCAACAGAATCATCAAGTTTCTTTACCAGGGGCTTTTCGAAAATATTTTGGATCAGCTTGGCCAGGTTCCCCTGCCCCCCTATATTACCGAGAAATTGGAAAATCAGGAGAGGTACCAGACCGTCTATGCCAAAGAAAGCGGTTCAGCGGCGGCACCGACTGCCGGTCTCCACTTTACTGAAAGGCTGATGGACCAGATTAAAGCCAAAGGGGCGGACATTCAGGAAATTGTCCTCCACGTGGGGCTGGGGACCTTCCGGCCGGTTAAAGCGGAAAACATCGAAGACCATCTGATGCATACGGAATATTATCAGATCGGACTCCAGGCTGCCGAAACGATCAATGCGGCCAAAGCAAGGGGTTCCCGCATTATCGCGGTGGGGACAACAGTAAGCAGAAGCCTGGAAGCGGCGGCTGTGAATGGAAAAGTAGAGGCGGGGGCATCCTGGACAGATATCTTTATCTATCCGGGGTACACTTTTCAGATTGTCGACGCCTTAATTACGAATTTTCATTTCCCCCGTTCCACATTATTGATGCTGGTCAGTGCCCTGGCCGGACAGGAACTCATGTTGAAGGCCTATGAAACGGCAGTCCGGGAAAAATACAGATTTTACAGTTTTGGGGACGCGATGTTCATCTGCTAG
- a CDS encoding SpoIID/LytB domain-containing protein, translating to MQRLSVQQMAKLIIVLAAAIFLTSPAACSAQNVSVRLVWNYPDAKWLEVKCLQGEYTFVCNGRSQTVNSGDKIQIGQSGLVQYININHKPEVLQSAKIELKNLQGVFQVREPGKSWKSFRGSLEITREKLSWKLTNTLDREDYLKGVVPAEMSNAWADKGMEALKAQAVTARTYLVKNMDRSGYITDSPNIHQAYKGRSAEGRASEAVAATSGEILVDEKSGQPISVFYSAHNGGHTEVTENVWSNHDSHYESYADPYSRGIGGFTDSWFFLISAENLGKTYGLAPIKSVTLEKYDSGRVAQVQLKDWLGAGKTVKGSQFVNQFYPFDKDISREAFLGRLFTVSYLPAESSHAQGIIGLGEDRIKNRMTGDDNQAAKNSDREKNGPRLGYIKNSNEGISDTLSSFGIFKFQGSGWGHGVGMSQWGAYNMAINGLTYQDILGFYYKQMNIRKE from the coding sequence ATGCAGAGATTATCTGTTCAGCAGATGGCCAAATTGATTATTGTTTTAGCCGCCGCGATTTTTCTGACCAGTCCGGCAGCCTGTTCAGCACAGAATGTTTCCGTCCGGCTGGTGTGGAATTATCCTGACGCCAAGTGGCTGGAGGTTAAATGTCTCCAGGGGGAGTATACTTTTGTCTGCAACGGCCGTTCCCAAACCGTCAATTCCGGGGACAAGATTCAAATCGGCCAAAGCGGGCTGGTCCAGTATATTAATATTAATCATAAACCGGAAGTGCTGCAGAGCGCCAAAATAGAATTGAAGAACCTCCAGGGTGTGTTTCAGGTCAGGGAGCCGGGGAAAAGCTGGAAGAGCTTTCGGGGGAGCCTGGAGATCACGAGGGAAAAGCTTTCCTGGAAGCTGACCAATACCCTTGACCGGGAGGATTACCTGAAAGGGGTTGTTCCTGCTGAAATGAGCAATGCCTGGGCCGACAAGGGCATGGAGGCGCTTAAGGCTCAGGCGGTCACAGCCCGTACCTATCTGGTAAAAAATATGGACAGAAGCGGATATATCACCGATTCCCCGAATATCCACCAGGCTTATAAGGGCAGATCGGCCGAGGGCCGGGCAAGTGAGGCGGTGGCGGCAACCAGCGGGGAAATTCTTGTCGATGAAAAGAGCGGACAGCCGATCAGTGTATTTTATTCTGCGCATAATGGCGGGCACACGGAAGTCACGGAAAATGTCTGGTCTAATCACGACAGTCATTATGAGTCCTATGCCGACCCTTATTCCAGAGGGATCGGAGGATTTACCGACAGCTGGTTTTTCCTGATCTCGGCGGAGAATCTGGGCAAGACCTACGGACTCGCCCCAATCAAGTCGGTGACTCTGGAAAAATACGATTCGGGCAGAGTAGCCCAGGTACAGTTAAAAGACTGGCTGGGGGCCGGGAAAACGGTCAAGGGTTCCCAGTTTGTGAATCAGTTCTATCCCTTTGACAAGGACATTTCCCGGGAAGCATTTTTAGGGAGGCTGTTCACGGTCAGTTATCTGCCTGCGGAAAGCAGCCATGCCCAGGGGATCATCGGACTTGGCGAGGACCGGATAAAGAACCGAATGACAGGTGACGATAATCAGGCCGCAAAGAATTCCGACAGAGAAAAGAACGGGCCAAGGTTAGGTTATATCAAGAACTCCAATGAAGGGATATCCGACACCTTGTCTTCATTCGGGATCTTTAAATTTCAGGGCAGCGGATGGGGGCACGGAGTGGGGATGTCGCAATGGGGGGCCTATAATATGGCGATAAACGGGTTGACTTATCAGGATATTTTGGGCTTTTATTATAAGCAGATGAACATCAGGAAAGAGTAA
- the ruvB gene encoding Holliday junction branch migration DNA helicase RuvB yields METRVVSVFDQEADRGMEELRPSRFREYIGQSKVKENLKIFIEAALKRGESLDHVLLYGPPGLGKTTLAHIIASEMGVNIRTTSGPAIERPGDLAALLTSLEPRDVLFIDEIHRLSRTSEEVLYSAMEDSCLDIVIGKGPGARSMRLALTPFTLIGATTRAGQLTSPLRDRFGVINRLEFYTQEELVEIVTRTAVILDVGLTDEGAEEIAKRSRGTPRIANRLLKRVRDYAQVWENGGIDLALASQALNLLEVDHLGLDNIDKKVLQTIVTSFNGGPVGLDTLAATVGEEAETIEDVVEPFLLQKGFIQRTPRGRTVTDLALRHLGLSLFEPE; encoded by the coding sequence ATGGAAACAAGAGTCGTCAGTGTGTTTGACCAAGAGGCGGACCGGGGAATGGAAGAGCTCAGACCGAGCAGGTTCCGGGAATACATCGGGCAGTCCAAGGTCAAAGAGAATTTGAAAATCTTTATCGAAGCGGCGCTGAAAAGAGGAGAGTCTCTGGATCATGTTCTGCTTTACGGGCCTCCCGGTTTGGGAAAAACAACACTTGCTCATATTATCGCCTCGGAAATGGGGGTCAATATCCGTACCACCTCCGGGCCGGCAATCGAGAGGCCGGGAGATCTGGCGGCATTATTAACCTCTCTTGAACCCAGGGATGTGCTGTTTATCGATGAAATTCACCGGCTCAGCCGGACCTCGGAGGAAGTGCTTTATTCGGCGATGGAGGACAGCTGCCTGGATATTGTGATCGGCAAAGGGCCCGGAGCCAGGAGCATGCGCCTGGCTCTGACTCCATTTACGCTGATCGGGGCGACGACCAGAGCAGGCCAGCTTACTTCTCCCCTCAGGGACAGGTTTGGCGTGATCAATCGATTAGAGTTTTACACCCAGGAAGAGCTTGTGGAAATCGTAACGAGAACAGCCGTTATTCTTGACGTCGGTCTAACCGATGAGGGAGCTGAAGAAATTGCCAAAAGGTCCAGAGGGACCCCGAGAATTGCCAACAGACTGCTGAAGAGGGTGCGGGATTATGCCCAAGTCTGGGAAAACGGGGGGATAGACCTGGCCTTGGCTTCACAGGCCTTAAATCTGCTGGAAGTTGATCACCTCGGCCTGGACAATATCGATAAGAAAGTCTTGCAGACGATTGTGACCAGCTTTAACGGCGGACCGGTGGGACTGGATACCTTGGCGGCCACTGTCGGAGAGGAAGCCGAGACCATCGAGGATGTAGTGGAACCTTTTCTCCTGCAAAAAGGCTTTATTCAACGGACACCGCGGGGCAGGACAGTAACTGATTTGGCTCTGAGGCACCTGGGGCTGTCCCTTTTTGAACCGGAATGA